In Gossypium arboreum isolate Shixiya-1 chromosome 3, ASM2569848v2, whole genome shotgun sequence, the sequence TATTTCCCTTCTATAAGAGCTTTCTTCAAAAACTTGTAGCTCTTTATTATCAATGAAGCCTTGCACCAAGGCTTTGAATTCTTCACAATTTTGGGTCTCATGACCCTCTTTTccatggaactcacagtagttcctcatttcttctctttctttctcagagGTTATCAGCCCTCTCTTCGCCATCTCTTTCCAAATTACCTTCAAAGGTATTCTTACCTCAGCAACACTTTCCTTAATTATTTCTTCCTTAGTTTtatcaatggcattcactccttgattgccatgatctggtaaCAGATTTTCAGTGTTAGGAGTACTGTCGAATCTCACgacccccatcttgataagcctctccacggcCTTCTTAAATCTAGTGcaattttcaattgaatgcccCGGTATTCCTGCATGATATTCGCacttagcatttgcatcataccacttAGGGTACGGTGGCTGTAAcggtttcaagtgaaatggagcaatggcatgtgcatcgtataagctttgataaagctcacgatacgtcacagggataggcgtGAATTGTATCCTCTCTGAATTCTGTCTTGATCCCGATTTCTGTCTTTGAGTACTTTGCTGCCCAGCCGTAGCCACTTTGGGCTGACTAACTGTAACTGCCTTCGAATTAAAGTTACTTGTGTTGTTCACCTTATTGTCTTTTCTTTTTGGGGCCGATCTTTTGGCTACTTCCCCCTTAATTTTTCCACCCCTTATGAcattctcaatcatttctcctGCCATGACTATGTCTGCAAAACTTTTGGTAGTGCTTCCAATTATGTGAGTAATGAATGGAgccttcaaagtgttgatgaacaaTATGGTGGTTTCTTTCTCCAACAGTGGTGGTTGAACCTGTATTGCCATCTCTCTCCATCTCTGTGCGTATTGCCTGAAATTTTCATtaggcttcttttccatgttttgcaGGATGATCTTATCAGGggtcatgtcagtcacatgattgtaCTGCTACATGAAGGCTTGTGCGAGATCCTTTCATGAACTTATTCTAgcccggctcaactgattgtaccacctggCTGCCGCTCCTACT encodes:
- the LOC108484815 gene encoding uncharacterized protein LOC108484815, coding for MTPDKIILQNMEKKPNENFRQYAQRWREMAIQVQPPLLEKETTILFINTLKAPFITHIIGSTTKSFADIVMAGEMIENVIRGGKIKGEVAKRSAPKRKDNKVNNTSNFNSKAVTVSQPKVATAGQQSTQRQKSGSRQNSERIQFTPIPVTYRIPGHSIENCTRFKKAVERLIKMGVVRFDSTPNTENLLPDHGNQGVNAIDKTKEEIIKESVAEVRIPLKVIWKEMAKRGLITSEKEREEMRNYCEFHGKEGHETQNCEEFKALVQGFIDNKELQVFEESSYRREINVLEDEQQGTSRPRIIISLTRNNEIGAQNRPKVVIHKPVSFPYKDNKRVPWSYNCHVSLPEKEDVASASKDVQIEGSHTRSGKRYDVVGIREESTKTRNASVEKEKEVEMPVKEPVKEEEAKEFLKFLKHSEYSVVEKRLCSDTFADIKIGSTSKF